In Lotus japonicus ecotype B-129 chromosome 5, LjGifu_v1.2, one genomic interval encodes:
- the LOC130719076 gene encoding uncharacterized protein LOC130719076, producing MGCTTTNRVEGAHSKLKKLLSDSKGDLVIAWTAMNKLIIMQHDKIKESFQLSIFITEHSVNDPFYKHLRGFVSRAALHIIVKEKTQIGRIGVGGIYCECVLRRTHGLPCACELMKFESVSLLAIHPHWRKLTWDSSDRDMDPTLGLSFESEFDKLRTKFEESSHGVRMSIIESLRMITYPETTSMCAPTKKKTRGRPMGSTNKPKKFAKGCGETSTKRIPCRWETIDKEYPSSWRDSNTTPLQEPSPNVKSQKVPKVRSQKASKASKLPSQKPPKASKVQSHLIRMVCTKDKKPVSSYLRRRYLKQIPDEFHPFVVDFINVKGDGHCGYRCVASLKGLAEDDWPLIRRELLTELDSDANMYINMFGASEVNQMRLALTVKDTKPVGEDKWMMIPNMAYLISTKYKFIVLTIANIGCNTFYPLKGKTDLVEEHKFMPIVLVNKDHFVGVTLREGHPMPTTAHLWAYNCHPEAKKREEPYKERIEEYAAYLKQKNGGCSDIIDLSDD from the exons ATGGGGTGCACGACAACAAACAG AGTTGAGGGGGCACATTCAAAGCTGAAGAAACTATTGTCCGACAGTAAGGGTGACTTGGTCATTGCGTGGACTGCGATGAACAAGCTTATTATCATGCAGCATGACAAGATAAAGGAGTCCTTCCAGCTCAGCATATTTATCACAGAGCATTCTGTGAATGACCCGTTCTATAAGCATTTGCGCGGGTTTGTATCTAGAGCGGCATTGCACATTATTGTTAAAGAGAAGACTCAAATTGGCAGGATTGGGGTTGGTGGTATATACTGTGAGTGTGTACTTAGGAGAACCCATGGACTACCATGTGCTTGTGAGCTCATGAAGTTTGAATCTGTCTCATTACTTGCAATTCATCCACATTGGAGGAAATTGACTTGGGATTCTTCGGACCGTGACATGGATCCAACattgggtttgagttttgagTCTGAATTTGACAAATTACGAACCAAGTTCGAGGAGTCTTCGCACGGAGTTAGAATGTCGATCATTGAGAGCCTTAGAATGATTACTTATCCAGAAACGACTTCTATGTGCGCtccaacaaagaagaaaacaaggGGTAGGCCAATGGGATCCACTAACAAGCCCAAGAAGTTTGCCAAGGGATGTGGTGAGACCTCTACAAAGCGCATTCCTTGTAGATGGGAGACTATTGACAAAGAGTATCCGAGCTCGTGGCGTGATAGCAACACGACACCATTACAGGAACCTTCTCCAAATGTTAAGTCTCAAAAGGTTCCAAAGGTTAGGTCTCAAAAGGCTTCTAAGGCTTCAAAGCTTCCATCTCAAAAGCCTCCTAAGGCTTCTAAGGTACAAAGTCATCTGATCCGGATGGTGTGTACAAAGGATAAGAAGCCTGTGAGTAGTTACCTACGTCGGCGCTACCTTAAACAAATCCCTGATGAGTTTCATCCATTCGTTGTTGACTTTATAAATGTAAAGGGAGATGGCCACTGTGGATATAGATGTGTTGCATCGTTGAAGGGTCTTGCAGAAGACGATTGGCCACTTATACGTAGGGAACTTCTGACAGAGCTTGATTCGGATGCTAATATGTACATCAACATGTTTGGAGCCAGCGAGGTTAACCAAATGCGTTTAGCTCTAACAGTTAAGGATACTAAGCCCGTAGGTGAAGACAAGTGGATGATGATACCAAATATGGCCTACCTTATTTCCACAAAATATAAGTTCATAGTGTTGACTATTGCTAATATCGGATGCAACACTTTTTATCCGTTAAAAGGAAAGACGGACCTAGTGGAAGAACACAAATTCATGCCGATTGTGCTTGTCAATAAAGATCATTTCGTTGGG GTTACTCTTCGTGAAGGGCATCCAATGCCGACCACAGCTCACTTGTGGGCATACAACTGTCACCCGGAAGCAAAAAAAAGGGAAGAGCCTTACAAAGAGCGCATTGAAGAATACGCGGCTTATCTGAAACAAAAAAATGGAGGATGTAGTGATATTATTGACCTTAGTGATGATTAA
- the LOC130719077 gene encoding protein MAIN-LIKE 1-like, which produces MTITLEDVSALLHLPVEGEFFSFGNPTREEAAPAVAQLLDVDIELVMEEFDACRGPSLCFSFLHDIVEKHVAANNEVPACRAYMLRLIGMTLFCDKSNTYIGVVYLSLFEDVENASRWNWGAATLAYLYGQLWEASRNGAKSVAGYLSLLQSWVFAHFPGSLFERRDNPAYTPDRPVALTWEALRGTTEVAQKRMNLDTFPASSVIWRPYVEHYAHWPFPQVALYRRFIRHAGMIFPYLPDRVIRQFGRIQYVPDPPPSSVTCRECDRRFAHWNDHICHLSEEAAFPFQTTGEYTPWYIKVSHPYMVPDEYKADRFAFLESQFAELALYSGIAVDPTTVGSPPRGFTDVGCVLFNVVG; this is translated from the exons ATGACGATCACACTTGAAGATGTCTCAGCATTACTCCACTTGCCTGTAGAGGGTGAGTTCTTCTCCTTTGGTAACCCGACTAGGGAAGAGGCGGCTCCTGCAGTTGCTCAGTTACTTGATGTGGACATTGAGCTTGTGATGGAGGAGTTTGATGCTTGTAGGGGTCCATCTCTTTGCTTTAGCTTTCTCCATGATATTGTGGAGAAACACGTAGCGGCCAACAATGAAGTTCCTGCATGCCGAGCTTACATGTTGCGGTTGATTGGCATGACCCTTTTCTGTGACAAGAGCAACACATATATTGGTGTTGTGTATTTGTCTCTGTTTGAAGATGTTGAGAATGCATCAAGGTGGAACTGGGGAGCTGCCACTTTGGCTTACTTGTATGGTCAGCTCTGGGAGGCCAGCAGGAACGGTGCTAAGTCTGTTGCTGGTTATTTATCTCTTCTGCAG TCATGGGTGTTTGCTCACTTTCCCGGATCCTTGTTTGAGCGCAGGGACAACCCTGCCTACACGCCAGACAGGCCCGTTGCACTAACTTGGGAGGCGCTTCGAGGGACTACTGAGGTTGCGCAGAAGAGGATGAACCTGGACACGTTTCCGGCCAGTTCTGTGATTTGGAGACCTTATGTAGAGCATTATGCTCATTGGCCCTTCCCTCAGGTTGCCTTGTATAGGAGATTTATCAGGCATGCCGGGATGATATTCCCATACCTCCCAGATCGAGTCATCAGGCAGTTTGGCAGGATCCAGTATGTGCCAGATCCCCCACCATCGTCAGTTACGTGCCGGGAGTGTGATCGTCGATTTGCGCACTGGAATGATCACATTTGCCATCTGTCGGAAGAAGCTGCTTTCCCTTTTCAGACCACTGGCGAATACACTCCTTGGTATATCAAGGTCTCACACCCTTACATGGTCCCAGATGAGTACAAAGCCGACCGCTTCGCATTTCTAGAG agccagtttgcggAGCTTGCGTTGTACTCTGGCATTGCGGTTGATCCGACGACAGTTGGATCGCCCCCGCGCGGGTTCACCGATGTGGGATGCG TGTTGTTTAATGTTGTTGGATAA
- the LOC130720790 gene encoding DNA topoisomerase 6 subunit A-like has product MADGKKRRRTDPTENSLPFKNKLKPDSVILETLKEFSTSSSASSSSSSAADKTLTLQDLSLPFRCREVADLSLSSVQSNIESLARKIAHSILTGNGFAFDVPSRSSANQLYVPELDRIVLKDKSSLRPFGNISTVRKSTITARILELIHQLCLKGIHVTKRDLFYTDVKLFKDQTQSDTVLDDVSCMLGCTRSSLNVVAAEKGVVVGRLIFSDNGDVIDCTKMGMGGKAIPPNIDRVGDMQSDALFILLVEKDAAYMRLAEDRFYNRFPCIIVTAKGQPDVSTRLFLRKMKMELKLPVLALVDSDPYGLKILSVYGCGSKNMSYDSAHLTTPDIKWLGVRPSDLDKYKIPEQCRLPMTEQDIKTGKDMLEEDFVKKNPGWVEELTLMVKTKQKAEIQALSTFGFQYLSEVYLPLKLQQKDWL; this is encoded by the exons ATGGCCGACGGCAAAAAGCGCCGCCGTACCGACCCAACCGAGAACTCTCTTCCCTTCAAGAACAAGCTGAAACCAGACTCAGTGATCCTGGAAACCCTGAAGGAGTTCTCAACCTCCTCATCAGCTTCTTCATCCTCCTCTTCCGCCGCAGACAAAACCCTAACCCTCCAAGACCTCTCCCTCCCCTTCCGCTGCCGCGAGGTGGCggacctctccctctcctccgTGCAATCCAACATCGAGTCTCTCGCCCGCAAGATCGCGCACTCCATCCTCACCGGTAACGGCTTCGCCTTCGATGTCCCCTCCCGCTCCTCCGCCAACCAGCTCTATGTCCCTGAACTCGACCGCATCGTCCTCAAGGATAAATCCTCCCTCCGCCCGTTTGGTAACATCTCCACCGTCCGCAAATCCACCATCACCGCCCGCATCCTCGAGCTCATCCACCAGCTCTGCCTCAAGGGGATTCATGTCACCAAGCGTGACCTCTTCTACACAGATGTTAAGCTCTTCAAGGACCAG ACTCAATCGGATACCGTACTTGATGATGTTTCGTGCATGCTGGGGTGTACTAGGTCGAGTCTTAATGTTGTTGCTGCGGAGAAAGGGGTGGTTGTAGGAAGGTTGATTTTCAGTGATAATGGGGATGTTATTGATTGTACTAAGATGGGTATGGGAGGGAAAGCGATTCCGCCGAATATAGATCGAGTTGGGGATATGCAAAGTGATGCCTTGTTCATTCTCTTGGTGGAGAAGGACGCTGCTTATATGAGGCTGGCTGAGGACAGGTTCTACAACCGGTTCCCGTGTATCATTGTGACGGCCAAAGGGCAGCCTGATGTTTCCACGAGGCTGTtcttgaggaagatgaagatggagcTGAAGCTGCCTGTGCTGGCACTTGTGGACAGTGATCCTTACGGGTTGAAGATTTTATCGGTTTATGGGTGTGGTTCCAAGAACATGTCCTATGACAGTGCTCACTTGACCACCCCTGATATAAAGTGGCTTGGGGTTAGGCCTAGTGATTTGGACAAGTACAAGATACCTGAGCAGTGTAGGTTGCCCATGACCGAGCAGGATATTAAGACTGGGAAGGACATGTTGGAGGAGGATTTTGTCAAGAAGAATCCTGGTTGGGTTGAGGAATTAACTTTGATGGTCAAAACTAAACAGAAAGCTGAAATACAGGCTTTGAGCACCTTTGGTTTTCAGTATCTCTCTGAAGTGTACTTGCCCTTGAAATTGCAGCAGAAGGATTGGCTATGA